A section of the Rhizomicrobium sp. genome encodes:
- a CDS encoding rhodanese-like domain-containing protein, whose amino-acid sequence MKLPVRTTEWVREHLKANREITLVDLREEGVFAEAHPLFAASLPLSTLELEILDRIPRKDVPVVLYDDGEGLVARAATMLGALGYTDVSALDGGLDGWRAAGGEIFRDVNTPSKAFGELVESVRHTPFLSAQEVKALINAQADVVILDARRYDEYQTMNIPGSVSVPGGELVYRVGALAPRATTTVIVNCAGRTRSLIGTQSLVNAGVANRVFALRNGTIGWTLAGQDLEHGANRRASEPPRDPATASRARALADRAGVKRIALNELPTLLYDQARTTYRFDVRTPEEYAAGHLAGFRSAPGGQLVQETDAFAPVRGARVVLSDDTGVRADMTASWLAQMNWEVFVLDDDVAASATETGSWKPRRPPLPQVKTLTPAELDGLLRGGHATLFDLSPSAAFAKAHIPGAWFAIRAQLRDALEAAPRGAIAVLTSADGALTRYAAGDLAEEGLAFQVLDGGNAAWIAAGLAVESGIARAASAPTDRYRRPYEGTDNPVAAMQAYLDWEFGLVEQLGRDGTHGFRVL is encoded by the coding sequence TTGAAACTCCCCGTCCGGACCACCGAATGGGTCCGCGAGCACCTGAAGGCGAACCGCGAAATCACGCTGGTCGATCTGCGCGAGGAGGGCGTCTTCGCCGAGGCGCATCCGCTGTTCGCCGCCTCGCTGCCGCTGAGCACGCTCGAACTCGAGATCCTCGACCGCATCCCGCGCAAGGATGTGCCGGTCGTTCTGTATGATGACGGCGAGGGCCTCGTCGCGCGTGCGGCGACGATGCTGGGCGCGCTCGGCTATACCGATGTGTCGGCCTTGGATGGCGGCCTGGACGGCTGGCGCGCCGCCGGCGGGGAGATCTTCCGCGACGTGAACACGCCGAGCAAGGCCTTCGGCGAGCTGGTCGAATCCGTGCGGCATACGCCGTTCCTGTCCGCCCAGGAGGTGAAGGCGCTGATCAATGCGCAGGCCGATGTCGTCATTCTGGATGCGCGCCGGTACGACGAATACCAGACGATGAACATCCCCGGCAGCGTCAGCGTGCCGGGCGGCGAGCTCGTCTATCGCGTCGGCGCGCTGGCGCCGCGCGCCACCACGACGGTGATCGTCAATTGCGCGGGCCGCACGCGGAGCCTGATCGGGACGCAGTCGCTGGTGAACGCGGGCGTCGCGAACAGGGTCTTTGCCCTGCGCAACGGCACGATCGGGTGGACGCTGGCGGGGCAGGACCTCGAACATGGCGCCAACCGCCGTGCATCCGAGCCGCCGCGGGATCCCGCCACCGCGAGCCGGGCGCGCGCGCTGGCCGATCGGGCCGGCGTGAAGCGCATTGCGCTGAACGAACTGCCCACCCTGCTCTACGATCAGGCGCGGACGACCTATCGCTTCGACGTGCGCACGCCGGAGGAATACGCCGCCGGCCATCTGGCGGGATTTCGCAGCGCGCCCGGCGGGCAATTGGTCCAGGAGACCGACGCCTTCGCGCCGGTGCGCGGGGCGCGCGTCGTGCTCAGCGACGACACCGGCGTGCGCGCCGATATGACGGCATCGTGGCTGGCCCAGATGAACTGGGAGGTCTTCGTGCTGGACGACGATGTCGCCGCGTCGGCAACGGAGACCGGATCCTGGAAGCCGCGACGTCCGCCGCTGCCGCAGGTCAAGACGCTGACGCCGGCCGAGCTGGACGGGCTTCTGCGCGGCGGACATGCGACGCTGTTCGACCTTTCGCCCAGCGCCGCCTTCGCCAAGGCGCATATTCCCGGCGCCTGGTTCGCGATCCGCGCCCAGTTGCGCGACGCGCTCGAAGCCGCGCCGCGCGGCGCCATCGCGGTGCTCACCTCGGCCGACGGCGCCCTTACCCGCTATGCCGCCGGCGATCTGGCGGAGGAAGGGCTCGCATTCCAGGTCCTCGATGGCGGCAACGCCGCCTGGATCGCGGCCGGCCTCGCCGTCGAAAGCGGCATCGCGCGGGCGGCGTCGGCGCCGACCGACCGCTATCGCCGCCCTTATGAGGGAACGGACAACCCGGTGGCGGCCATGCAGGCTTATCTCGACTGGGAATTCGGCCTTGTCGAGCAGCTTGGGCGCGACGGAACCCACGGTTTCCGCGTCCTTTGA